A window of Pedobacter lusitanus contains these coding sequences:
- a CDS encoding efflux RND transporter periplasmic adaptor subunit, translated as MKRGIITVILIIVVIGAIAFVLKNNKKKNDAQTALVAQGSGAISVRVAPVKKVAVDLDFSANGNFIPKKELNFLSENAGRITKIYVEEGDRVHKGQVLAHIDAEIINTDKETAQAALDNAIRDEARYVSSFQTGGVTQQQLDQAKLATRNAKLRLQSSARRVSDANIKSPIDGIVNKKYIETGAFVTAQGTQLFELVDVSKLKLKVNVNEGQVANLKVGEAVQIKSNVFPADNFSGKITFIAPKADETLNFPIEIEVDNNHANTIKAGMYGTAIFKFPAQAATITIPRGSFVGSVSSNEVFVLGEGNTAKLRKVVAGRIISDQVEILEGLKEGETVITSGQINLVDGSPVAIIK; from the coding sequence ATGAAAAGAGGAATTATAACAGTCATTCTAATTATAGTTGTTATCGGAGCGATCGCTTTCGTGCTTAAAAACAATAAGAAGAAAAATGACGCGCAAACGGCTTTGGTAGCTCAGGGAAGCGGTGCTATCAGTGTACGCGTGGCTCCCGTGAAAAAAGTGGCCGTTGATTTGGATTTTAGTGCGAATGGTAATTTTATACCTAAAAAGGAATTAAACTTTTTATCAGAAAATGCCGGCCGTATTACAAAGATATACGTAGAAGAAGGCGACCGCGTACATAAGGGACAGGTTCTAGCCCATATCGACGCTGAAATCATCAATACAGATAAAGAAACTGCACAGGCAGCATTGGATAATGCAATCAGAGATGAAGCCAGATATGTAAGTTCTTTCCAGACAGGTGGTGTAACACAACAGCAGCTTGACCAGGCAAAACTGGCTACAAGAAATGCAAAACTAAGATTACAGAGTTCTGCCAGAAGAGTTAGTGATGCAAATATCAAATCTCCGATTGATGGTATAGTGAACAAGAAATATATTGAAACCGGTGCTTTTGTTACAGCACAGGGTACACAATTGTTTGAGCTGGTTGATGTTTCCAAATTAAAGTTGAAAGTTAATGTAAACGAAGGTCAGGTAGCCAACCTGAAAGTTGGTGAAGCAGTACAGATTAAATCGAATGTTTTCCCTGCCGATAATTTCTCTGGTAAAATTACTTTCATTGCCCCTAAAGCTGATGAAACCTTAAATTTCCCAATCGAAATTGAAGTAGATAATAACCACGCCAATACCATCAAAGCAGGTATGTACGGAACTGCAATCTTTAAGTTTCCTGCACAGGCAGCTACGATTACTATTCCCCGCGGTTCATTTGTGGGTAGTGTAAGCAGTAACGAAGTTTTTGTACTGGGCGAAGGAAATACAGCAAAACTGCGCAAAGTAGTTGCAGGCAGAATTATCAGTGATCAGGTAGAAATCCTTGAAGGATTGAAAGAAGGAGAAACAGTTATCACCAGCGGACAGATCAACCTGGTTGACGGCAGCCCTGTGGCAATTATCAAATAA
- a CDS encoding TolC family protein, with amino-acid sequence MIKRVKSIPILILCLLFANLVSAQEQLTLKDALHFAIQNNANARKAKLDIDGGKYKTQEIRARALPQITGSGNLTYNPIIGQLVVGSLSFPMGRSWNVNGGVQLSQQLFNQQVFTGLQAAKKSEAYYNLNSDYTEEQVIEMVANNYYQVLVSRQQLNVIDTNIKNVKVVEKILANQYKNGLAKKIDVDRIKVNLTNLETQREQTINAVIQLENQLKYSMGMPVATTITLPADEFSKVETLPAMADSINVEGRTEIRLLNIQNELLGLQRKAYVSEYYPQLSLTGNISRTGLSDKFDLLSRHGLATYYNSSAIGLTLNIPIFNGFATRSRIRQADVDIKKNNEDIRQTKNTLNLAYENAKIQLKNNINTIKSQRQNVLLAQEIYNSTQNNYNNGLAALTDLLDTENALTSAQNSYTQALLNYKIAEIQLIKSNGNIKSLLK; translated from the coding sequence ATGATTAAAAGAGTAAAATCAATCCCCATCTTAATATTATGCCTGCTATTTGCAAATCTCGTGAGTGCACAAGAGCAGTTAACATTAAAAGATGCACTCCATTTTGCTATACAAAATAACGCTAACGCACGTAAAGCAAAACTGGATATAGACGGCGGAAAATACAAAACACAGGAAATAAGAGCAAGAGCTCTTCCTCAAATCACGGGAAGTGGTAATCTGACCTACAACCCTATTATTGGTCAGCTTGTAGTAGGAAGTCTGTCTTTTCCTATGGGCAGAAGCTGGAATGTGAATGGTGGAGTTCAATTGAGTCAGCAGCTCTTTAATCAACAGGTTTTTACAGGCCTGCAGGCAGCAAAAAAAAGCGAAGCCTATTACAACCTTAATTCAGATTACACAGAAGAACAGGTAATTGAGATGGTAGCCAATAATTACTACCAGGTTTTGGTAAGCAGACAACAATTAAATGTCATTGACACCAATATCAAAAACGTTAAAGTCGTTGAAAAGATCCTTGCCAATCAGTATAAGAATGGTCTGGCTAAAAAAATTGATGTAGACAGAATCAAAGTAAACCTGACTAACCTGGAAACTCAGCGTGAGCAGACTATTAATGCTGTTATACAGTTAGAAAACCAGTTAAAATATTCTATGGGTATGCCGGTTGCAACAACAATCACCTTACCAGCAGACGAATTCAGCAAAGTAGAAACACTACCTGCAATGGCAGACAGTATTAATGTAGAAGGAAGAACGGAAATCAGGTTATTAAACATTCAGAATGAATTGCTTGGTTTACAACGTAAGGCCTATGTTTCTGAATATTATCCTCAGCTTTCTTTAACAGGTAATATATCCAGAACAGGACTAAGTGATAAATTCGATTTACTTTCCCGTCATGGTCTGGCTACCTACTATAACTCTTCTGCAATTGGATTGACATTGAATATCCCTATATTCAATGGTTTTGCGACCCGTTCCAGAATACGTCAGGCGGATGTGGATATCAAAAAGAATAATGAGGATATCAGACAAACAAAAAACACACTGAACCTTGCTTATGAAAATGCAAAAATCCAGTTGAAGAATAATATCAATACGATCAAGTCACAACGTCAGAATGTTTTACTGGCTCAGGAAATCTATAATAGCACACAGAACAACTACAATAATGGGCTTGCGGCATTAACAGACCTTTTAGACACTGAAAATGCATTAACATCAGCACAAAACAGCTATACTCAGGCATTACTGAACTACAAAATTGCCGAAATACAACTAATCAAATCTAACGGAAATATAAAATCACTATTAAAATGA
- a CDS encoding TetR/AcrR family transcriptional regulator: MAETDKKRELIIEGAIKRFIHFGINKTTMNEIAEDLSVSKPSLYYYFPDKTSLILGVVERIFKDYFDVLYADLKQEANIETTLLNIVEIKHRFFLRYYMLHLSNGNPDSSLNSVELKSYLEKMLEKNVQFHEKIFEMAVANKEIAPQEDIPKLAELYLSCQSGLTSLCIMHGNKELFPGKKELKLMKEKQISLSKIFIKGLKN; the protein is encoded by the coding sequence ATGGCAGAAACGGATAAAAAAAGGGAGCTAATTATAGAGGGTGCAATAAAGCGTTTTATACATTTCGGCATCAACAAAACTACAATGAATGAGATTGCAGAAGATCTATCTGTCTCTAAACCTTCATTGTATTATTATTTCCCGGACAAAACCAGTTTAATTCTTGGCGTTGTTGAACGCATTTTTAAAGATTATTTCGACGTATTATATGCCGATTTAAAACAGGAAGCCAACATTGAGACTACGTTGTTAAATATTGTCGAAATCAAACATCGCTTTTTCCTGCGCTATTATATGCTGCATTTATCCAACGGAAATCCGGATTCTTCTTTAAACTCAGTAGAATTAAAATCATATTTAGAAAAAATGCTTGAAAAAAATGTCCAGTTCCACGAAAAGATATTCGAGATGGCTGTGGCAAACAAAGAAATTGCGCCTCAGGAGGATATTCCTAAACTAGCTGAATTGTACTTATCATGCCAGTCCGGTCTAACTTCATTATGCATCATGCATGGAAACAAAGAACTTTTTCCAGGCAAAAAAGAACTGAAGCTGATGAAGGAAAAACAAATAAGTCTTTCCAAAATATTCATTAAAGGACTAAAAAATTAA
- a CDS encoding TetR/AcrR family transcriptional regulator, producing MENQDRKRLLIIDAALKRFAHYGLAKTTMTEIAKDIAFSKALLYYYFPDKLSLYVSVIENMMHTISRDLVKSVEKTSTATEGILMLLQKRQAFTQKYYNLLEYTQMIGPDLPEALYEKFQRARAFELKIITGLLTKGDSSGEFAIKDIPFTTEIFVEAVSGIHFNILNRAKNIFPGKEQFKLIFLKEKRFAEIFLAGLKPSK from the coding sequence ATGGAAAATCAAGATAGAAAAAGACTTTTAATTATAGATGCTGCGTTAAAGAGATTCGCACACTACGGACTCGCAAAAACAACTATGACTGAAATTGCAAAAGACATTGCTTTTTCAAAAGCCCTGCTTTATTATTATTTTCCTGACAAACTAAGTCTGTATGTAAGTGTAATTGAAAATATGATGCACACCATCAGCAGAGATCTGGTAAAGTCTGTAGAAAAAACCTCTACTGCCACAGAGGGAATACTGATGTTACTTCAAAAAAGACAAGCCTTTACTCAGAAATACTATAACCTCCTTGAATATACGCAAATGATTGGCCCTGATCTGCCTGAAGCTCTTTACGAGAAATTTCAGCGCGCCAGAGCATTTGAATTAAAGATTATTACCGGCCTGCTCACTAAAGGTGACTCATCGGGAGAATTCGCAATAAAGGATATCCCCTTCACTACAGAAATATTCGTTGAAGCTGTTTCCGGAATACATTTCAATATTCTTAACCGGGCCAAAAATATATTCCCCGGCAAAGAACAGTTTAAATTAATCTTCCTGAAAGAAAAACGTTTCGCTGAAATCTTTCTGGCCGGATTAAAACCATCTAAATAA
- the murB gene encoding UDP-N-acetylmuramate dehydrogenase — protein MLVIQENISLKAYNTFGIDVKARFFIDILTKEDLVELRNHVVFKQNKVLVLGGGSNMLFTEDYDGLVLKISIPGLTAEVADGQVIVRAGAGVVWNDLVNYCVENGYAGMENLSLIPGTVGASPIQNIGAYGVELKDVFESCDAFELATGEFKQFNHADCHFAYRDSIFKNEFKGQYIITGVVFKLFTRIRINSQYGAIQSLLAERRITHPTITDISNIVSEIRVSKLPDPSTIGNAGSFFKNPIIDRSRFEKLKHNFPEVISYPAGDDKVKLAAGWLIEQCGFKGITEGHTGTWKNQALVLVNHGGATGKEVYSFSEKIIDTVFSKFDVKLEREVNIL, from the coding sequence ATGCTTGTAATACAAGAAAATATCTCCCTTAAAGCTTACAATACTTTTGGCATTGACGTCAAAGCCCGTTTTTTTATTGATATTCTTACTAAAGAAGATCTGGTTGAATTGAGAAATCATGTGGTATTCAAACAGAATAAGGTACTGGTACTTGGTGGCGGAAGTAATATGCTTTTTACGGAAGATTATGATGGTCTTGTGCTTAAGATCAGTATTCCAGGTCTAACTGCAGAAGTTGCAGATGGTCAGGTTATTGTCCGGGCAGGAGCAGGTGTAGTCTGGAATGATCTGGTTAATTATTGCGTGGAAAATGGTTACGCAGGAATGGAAAATTTAAGTCTTATTCCAGGTACTGTAGGTGCATCCCCTATACAGAATATTGGTGCCTATGGTGTTGAGTTAAAAGATGTTTTTGAGTCTTGTGATGCATTTGAGCTTGCTACAGGCGAGTTTAAACAGTTCAATCATGCAGATTGTCATTTTGCTTACAGAGACAGTATTTTTAAAAATGAATTCAAAGGGCAATATATTATTACTGGTGTTGTTTTCAAATTATTCACCCGCATAAGAATCAATTCCCAGTATGGTGCTATCCAATCCCTGCTGGCAGAAAGAAGAATAACTCATCCAACTATTACGGATATTTCAAATATTGTTTCAGAGATCAGGGTAAGTAAACTGCCTGATCCTTCAACTATCGGTAACGCCGGAAGTTTCTTTAAGAATCCAATCATCGACCGTTCCAGATTTGAGAAGTTAAAACATAATTTTCCAGAAGTGATCAGTTATCCGGCGGGAGATGATAAAGTTAAACTTGCTGCAGGATGGCTTATTGAACAATGTGGTTTTAAAGGGATAACGGAAGGGCATACCGGCACCTGGAAAAATCAAGCCCTGGTATTGGTTAACCATGGTGGAGCTACCGGTAAGGAAGTGTATAGTTTTTCAGAAAAAATTATAGACACTGTGTTCTCTAAATTTGATGTAAAGCTGGAACGCGAAGTGAATATTCTGTAA
- a CDS encoding RNA polymerase sigma factor, translating to MTKNEFNLQLHNHSVSLQSFALNFTKDIEDANDLVQDTMLKAVTYYGKFKEGTNLKGWLFTIMKNTFINNYRRLVKTNALITKSEDISSANLHYSATKNTIDSKFIIGDINKALATLQPEYYVPFIKYFEGYKYHEIADMLDIPIGTVKTRIHVARQILKKYLKTYSKEILGTEIV from the coding sequence ATGACAAAAAATGAATTCAACCTTCAGCTACACAACCATTCGGTTTCCTTGCAGTCATTCGCTTTAAATTTTACTAAAGATATAGAAGATGCAAACGATCTGGTTCAGGACACGATGCTGAAAGCAGTGACCTATTATGGCAAATTTAAAGAAGGTACAAATCTGAAAGGGTGGTTGTTTACCATCATGAAAAACACCTTTATCAATAATTACAGACGTTTGGTTAAAACAAATGCTTTAATTACTAAATCTGAGGATATCTCTTCTGCCAATCTGCATTACAGCGCCACTAAAAATACAATTGACAGTAAATTTATTATTGGGGATATCAATAAGGCCCTGGCGACTCTGCAGCCAGAATATTATGTGCCCTTCATTAAATATTTTGAAGGTTATAAGTATCATGAAATTGCGGATATGCTTGATATTCCAATTGGAACAGTAAAAACCAGAATTCACGTGGCCCGTCAGATATTAAAGAAATATCTTAAAACGTATTCTAAAGAAATTTTGGGAACAGAGATCGTCTAA
- a CDS encoding lycopene cyclase domain-containing protein translates to MNYTYLLINLVLLLLPVLLFSIRQLNFTNNSKFIVLALLITVFAFSIPTEFLTQFKVIVFNPPFLSGMTLWQLPIEELLLSFILPLCGLAVYLFLNYRYPDNNPDKYSLAFSNIMLGICIAMLYFGHKKLYTLYTFSILLLFILYIEYVNKIRFMYRFYRAFLVTLIPFYVVYGLLTNLPVLQYTSSETLNFSQFNIPFEAPFYFMGMLLLSVYLFEFFKLRSQR, encoded by the coding sequence ATGAACTATACCTACTTACTCATCAACCTGGTACTTTTATTATTGCCGGTTCTATTATTTTCTATCAGGCAGTTGAATTTTACCAATAATAGTAAATTCATTGTTCTTGCTCTTTTAATCACTGTTTTTGCCTTTTCTATTCCTACGGAGTTTTTGACGCAGTTTAAAGTGATTGTATTTAATCCGCCTTTTTTAAGCGGAATGACGTTGTGGCAACTGCCGATCGAAGAATTGCTGCTGTCCTTTATTTTGCCACTGTGCGGACTGGCGGTTTATCTTTTTCTTAATTACCGTTATCCTGATAATAATCCTGATAAATATAGTCTGGCATTTAGTAATATTATGCTGGGTATATGTATCGCTATGCTCTATTTTGGTCATAAGAAATTATATACACTGTATACGTTTTCGATATTACTGTTGTTTATCCTGTACATAGAGTATGTCAATAAGATCAGATTTATGTATCGGTTTTACAGAGCATTTCTGGTTACTTTAATTCCATTTTATGTGGTTTATGGTTTACTGACCAATCTTCCTGTGTTGCAGTATACCAGTAGTGAAACATTAAACTTTAGTCAGTTTAATATTCCTTTTGAAGCACCTTTTTATTTTATGGGAATGTTATTGCTGAGTGTTTATCTTTTTGAGTTTTTTAAATTAAGATCGCAACGCTGA
- a CDS encoding cytochrome b5 domain-containing protein → MNELPEFTRQQLALRNGQDKPQIWVAYLGLIYDVGESRLWKNGKHYEHWAGQDLTDELADAPHSETVFEKFTAIGRLKS, encoded by the coding sequence ATGAACGAATTACCAGAATTCACCAGGCAGCAGCTGGCCTTAAGAAACGGACAGGATAAACCACAGATCTGGGTTGCTTATCTCGGATTGATTTATGATGTGGGAGAAAGCCGGTTATGGAAAAACGGAAAACATTATGAACATTGGGCAGGGCAGGATCTGACCGATGAGCTGGCAGATGCGCCACATTCTGAAACTGTATTTGAAAAATTTACTGCAATAGGCAGATTAAAAAGTTAA
- a CDS encoding PfkB family carbohydrate kinase, whose protein sequence is MSLIIIGSVAFDAIETPFGKTDKIVGGAATYASLAASYFYKKVKIVGVVGDDFHKKDIDTFTNHGIDTEGLQIKAGEKSFFWSGKYHNDMNSRDTLVTELNVLGDFDPIIPESYQDCEYLMLGNLSPQVQQTVIKRLKNRPKLIVLDTMNFWMDIALDDLLETLKMIDVLTINDEEARQLSGEYSLVKAAKKILAMGPKYLIIKKGEHGALLFHEDKVFSTPALPLADVFDPTGAGDTFAGGFIGYLAKVGTINFDNMKNAIVYGSALASFCVEKFGTEKIVNLTETEVADRIQQFVNLSAFTLTEA, encoded by the coding sequence ATGAGCCTGATAATCATAGGATCTGTAGCATTTGATGCAATTGAAACTCCCTTCGGAAAGACCGATAAAATAGTGGGTGGAGCTGCAACTTATGCAAGTTTAGCTGCATCTTACTTCTATAAGAAGGTGAAAATAGTCGGAGTTGTGGGTGATGACTTCCATAAAAAAGACATTGATACTTTTACAAATCATGGTATTGATACTGAAGGACTGCAGATAAAAGCAGGTGAAAAGTCATTCTTCTGGTCTGGAAAATATCACAATGATATGAACAGCAGAGATACTTTAGTTACTGAATTGAATGTACTGGGAGATTTCGATCCGATTATTCCTGAAAGCTACCAGGACTGCGAATACCTGATGTTAGGTAATCTCTCACCACAGGTACAGCAAACAGTCATCAAACGTCTTAAAAACAGGCCTAAACTAATTGTTCTGGACACCATGAACTTCTGGATGGACATCGCTCTGGATGATTTACTGGAAACACTGAAAATGATAGACGTGTTAACTATCAATGATGAAGAAGCACGTCAGCTTTCTGGTGAATACTCACTGGTTAAAGCTGCTAAAAAGATATTGGCTATGGGCCCTAAATACCTGATCATTAAAAAAGGCGAACATGGTGCATTACTTTTCCATGAGGATAAAGTATTCTCTACTCCTGCTCTGCCATTGGCAGATGTATTTGATCCTACAGGTGCGGGAGATACTTTTGCAGGTGGTTTTATTGGTTATCTGGCAAAAGTTGGCACAATCAACTTTGATAATATGAAAAATGCAATTGTCTATGGTTCTGCTTTAGCATCTTTCTGTGTTGAAAAATTTGGTACAGAAAAAATTGTTAATCTGACTGAAACAGAGGTTGCCGATCGTATCCAGCAGTTTGTAAACCTTAGTGCATTCACACTTACTGAAGCATAA
- a CDS encoding FecR family protein: MSTNINMNDDVLVKYLLSEADPGEIAAVEAWLNTNTGNKKYYNEMKLIWEDSLRLAGKSEGDESGTWSKIEDRLNFNAAPVASSKPLMNSYWLRLAASIVLVCGIGWFAINYFKSPAVMNVETKEQVLTQLLPDGSQVTLNKNSLISYASRFTGTTRPVKLQGEAFFKVTPNADKPFIISVNDITVRVIGTSFNVKSRNGKTVIVVETGLVRISKYQSSIELHPGERVTIDQNQKTLVKENNQSKLYNYYRSKQLECENTTLQELVDALNEIYQANIVISNPALRSKQINANFKNQSLDEILHVISLTVNVQVQRKNEQILLN, translated from the coding sequence ATGAGCACGAATATAAATATGAATGATGATGTGCTGGTGAAATACCTGCTCAGCGAAGCCGATCCTGGTGAAATAGCAGCGGTAGAGGCCTGGCTTAATACGAATACCGGCAATAAAAAATATTATAACGAGATGAAACTCATCTGGGAAGACAGCCTGAGGCTTGCCGGCAAAAGTGAGGGTGATGAATCTGGCACCTGGAGCAAGATTGAAGACCGTTTGAATTTCAATGCAGCTCCTGTAGCTTCATCAAAACCATTAATGAACAGTTACTGGCTACGCCTGGCAGCTTCCATTGTCCTGGTTTGCGGTATCGGGTGGTTTGCCATTAATTATTTCAAAAGCCCGGCTGTAATGAATGTGGAAACTAAAGAGCAGGTTTTAACACAGTTATTGCCGGATGGATCTCAGGTTACGCTAAATAAAAATTCGCTGATCTCTTATGCCAGCCGGTTTACCGGAACTACCAGACCTGTAAAACTACAGGGGGAGGCTTTTTTCAAAGTCACTCCTAATGCGGACAAACCGTTTATAATCAGTGTTAATGATATAACGGTCAGAGTTATCGGCACATCATTCAATGTCAAAAGCAGAAATGGCAAAACAGTTATTGTAGTAGAAACCGGGTTAGTCAGGATTAGTAAGTACCAAAGCAGTATAGAATTACATCCTGGTGAAAGGGTCACTATAGATCAGAATCAAAAAACTCTGGTAAAAGAAAATAATCAGAGTAAACTTTATAATTATTACCGCAGCAAGCAGCTGGAATGTGAAAACACAACATTACAGGAACTCGTTGATGCCCTGAATGAAATCTATCAGGCAAATATCGTGATCAGTAATCCGGCTTTACGCAGCAAACAGATTAATGCTAATTTCAAAAATCAGTCTCTGGATGAAATACTGCATGTCATTTCCTTAACGGTTAATGTACAGGTTCAACGTAAAAATGAGCAGATACTACTAAATTGA
- a CDS encoding RNA polymerase sigma-70 factor — MEYSDNTIIDLIKKGNKSAFEEMFRTFYKTLRAYAYTFIKDNEGAEEIIQNVFCRIWEKRDQLKTDGSLKSYLYRAVHNESLSYLRHQKVKDSFQDYYTNHMEETSADAANKVLVSELDRHIQLAIAELPQQCRTIFQMSRFEQLKYQQIADILKISIKTVENQMGKALKVLRIKLVEFLPVIIVLLYLMKKK, encoded by the coding sequence ATGGAATATAGCGACAATACGATTATTGATTTAATAAAAAAAGGAAATAAGAGTGCATTTGAAGAAATGTTCAGGACGTTCTACAAAACGCTGCGCGCTTATGCTTATACTTTTATAAAAGATAACGAAGGTGCTGAAGAAATTATACAAAACGTGTTTTGCAGAATATGGGAAAAGAGAGACCAGCTAAAGACAGATGGCTCTTTAAAGTCTTATCTGTACCGTGCAGTTCATAACGAAAGTCTGAGTTATCTCAGACACCAGAAAGTAAAAGATTCATTCCAGGATTATTATACAAATCATATGGAAGAAACAAGCGCGGATGCAGCGAACAAGGTACTGGTTTCAGAACTGGACAGGCATATTCAGCTTGCTATAGCTGAACTGCCGCAACAGTGCCGCACTATTTTTCAGATGAGTCGTTTTGAGCAGCTTAAATATCAGCAAATTGCCGATATCCTTAAGATTTCTATCAAGACTGTTGAAAACCAGATGGGAAAGGCTTTGAAAGTGTTGCGGATTAAATTAGTAGAATTTCTGCCTGTTATTATAGTTTTACTTTATTTAATGAAGAAGAAATGA
- a CDS encoding sterol desaturase family protein encodes MLIINSITDQLSALSGAPRIAMADISSLEKSAPNLVVYALPAVLSITIIEFIASWLSERKNYEKKEMLGSVFVGAGNLLINLVMKTVMLYGVVWLYNVLPYRMAFNWWTLIPAFLIYDFCTYWTHRVSHFCRFFWASHVVHHSAEHYNLTVNFRQSWFQYTKVIFFIPLLLTGVHPVIFFVANQLSILYQFWVHTEAIGKLHPFIEKHFGTPSNHRVHHGSQEKYLDKNFGAMFMIWDHLLGTFQYEEEKPRYGITSPLKSRIDPLYLNLHEFQDIITDVRHTHTLRKKLYYVFASPGSIAKSKLKAKNSSQPY; translated from the coding sequence ATGTTAATTATCAACAGTATAACAGATCAGCTTTCCGCTTTATCCGGCGCCCCCAGGATAGCAATGGCTGATATCAGCAGCCTGGAAAAAAGTGCACCAAATCTGGTTGTATATGCATTGCCAGCAGTACTTTCAATTACAATTATTGAATTTATTGCATCCTGGTTATCAGAAAGGAAAAACTATGAAAAAAAAGAAATGCTGGGATCGGTATTTGTCGGAGCAGGAAATCTGTTGATTAATCTGGTCATGAAGACAGTGATGCTGTATGGAGTGGTATGGTTATATAATGTGCTTCCCTACCGGATGGCTTTTAACTGGTGGACGCTTATACCTGCTTTCCTGATCTATGATTTCTGTACTTACTGGACACACAGGGTATCACATTTCTGCCGTTTTTTCTGGGCATCGCATGTGGTACATCACTCTGCTGAACATTATAACCTCACGGTTAATTTCCGTCAGAGCTGGTTTCAGTATACCAAAGTCATTTTTTTCATCCCTCTTTTGCTTACCGGGGTTCATCCTGTTATATTTTTTGTAGCCAATCAGCTGAGTATACTTTATCAGTTTTGGGTCCATACTGAAGCTATTGGCAAGCTTCATCCTTTTATAGAAAAACATTTCGGCACTCCATCTAATCACAGGGTACATCATGGCAGTCAGGAAAAGTATCTGGACAAAAACTTTGGTGCGATGTTTATGATCTGGGATCATCTGCTGGGAACATTTCAATATGAAGAGGAGAAACCACGTTATGGCATTACCAGCCCTTTAAAAAGCAGGATTGACCCTTTATATCTTAATTTACATGAATTCCAGGATATCATAACTGATGTCAGACATACACATACCCTGCGTAAAAAACTTTATTATGTTTTTGCCAGCCCGGGTAGTATAGCAAAAAGTAAATTAAAAGCTAAAAATAGCAGCCAGCCCTATTGA
- a CDS encoding DUF6134 family protein — protein MITPIVDHAKKIVILYSLLLFCFSASIYAQEKTIKYNILRNGSIIGQMQFSQKNDGEDLYLRMTSRVKTQFIMNINVDTEENAHFKNGKLISSRVIRHVNGKQKAYNQTRFINNAYQTQSDKKTSQIKEVINYNLMLLYTSEPTNLSQVYSDNYLQFLEIKQIKPHLYRITLPDGNYNEYYFDKGICREVMVYHSLYTIKIQLA, from the coding sequence ATGATAACTCCCATTGTAGATCACGCAAAAAAAATAGTTATTCTTTATTCGTTGCTCCTGTTTTGCTTTTCAGCCAGCATTTACGCACAGGAAAAAACAATAAAATATAACATACTGAGAAATGGCAGCATCATCGGACAGATGCAGTTTTCACAAAAGAATGACGGCGAAGATCTGTATCTCAGAATGACATCCAGAGTCAAAACCCAATTCATCATGAATATCAATGTGGATACGGAAGAGAATGCTCATTTTAAAAACGGGAAGCTGATCAGCTCAAGGGTTATACGTCATGTAAATGGTAAACAGAAAGCGTATAACCAGACCAGGTTTATCAATAACGCTTATCAGACACAATCAGATAAAAAAACAAGCCAGATTAAAGAAGTTATCAATTATAATCTGATGCTTCTGTATACCAGTGAACCAACCAATTTATCACAGGTGTATTCCGATAACTACCTGCAATTCCTGGAAATCAAACAGATTAAACCTCATCTCTACCGTATTACTCTGCCAGATGGCAATTACAATGAGTATTATTTCGATAAAGGTATCTGCCGGGAAGTAATGGTTTATCATTCATTATATACCATTAAAATTCAGCTGGCCTGA